From the genome of Candidatus Methylomirabilis sp.:
TCTCGGCGGCCTGCGCCACCTTGTTGACGAGGGCCATGGCGGGCCCGAAGCCCTTCAAGGTGAACTGCTTCGTGATCGCGTTGTTCCCGAACTTCCACCCCTGCAGGTCCTGGAGCTGCTGCTGGATCTGGTCCAGGGACAGTCGGGCCATGGCTTCCCCCTTTCCTCCGGCCTGGCTCTCGCCTCCTTTCGCCCCGCGATTCTAGCCCA
Proteins encoded in this window:
- a CDS encoding 4a-hydroxytetrahydrobiopterin dehydratase, translating into MARLSLDQIQQQLQDLQGWKFGNNAITKQFTLKGFGPAMALVNKVAQAAEKANHHPDIVINYNRVTFTCSTHDAGGVTEKDIALAKQIEAAAKP